In Cryptomeria japonica chromosome 5, Sugi_1.0, whole genome shotgun sequence, the genomic window GACCTATTTCACTCTGTAATGTGGCATACAAGATTATTACGAAATTGATTGCTGAGAGGCTTAAATCTTGTCTGCCAGTTATCATTTCTGAGGAGCAAGGAGGCTTTGTGGAGGGTcgtcaaattttggatggggtggtgATTTCTTTTGAGGTCATTCATTCCATGATGATCTCTAAGGATAGGTCTATGTTCATTAAGCTAGATATGGCCAAAGCGTATGACAGAGTTAAATGGAGTTTTCCTCAGAAGATTTTGCTGGCTATTGGGTTTTCTATAGATTGGGTGAGTTGGACTATGAGCTGTGTGACTTCTTCCTCATTTTCAGTTATTGTGAATGGTGAACCTTCAGAGCTTTTTTGTGCTACCAAGGGTCTTCATCAAGGGGACTCGCTCTctccttatttgtttattattatggcAGAGAGGTTGGGTTGATTTCTTAAATTCCAAGTTTCTCAAGGCTTGATTCATGGTTGGTAGTGGGGGTTGGGTCTGCCAACACTTTGTCATctctagtttgtggatgacacctcTCTCATGGGGTTGGCTTGTATTAGGGAAGTTGAATCCTTTAGGCGAGTTTTGGATATCTACCTTGCTGCTTCGGGTCATAAAGTCAATGAGCATAAgtcctttattttcttctttaatactcctcaACCTATCCAATGAAGGATTGTAGCTATTTTGCAGTTTCAAATAGGGACTCTTCTCTTTGTCTATTTGGGTATTCCTCTTGTCATTGGTCGCTAGCATAGGTCCTACTGGAAGACACTACTTGATAAGTTAAGAAAGAAGGTAACTCATTGGACTCATCGGTGGTTGTCTACAGCTACTAGAGTTACTCTTCTCAAGTCTGTTATCCAGGCCTTCCCCATTTATAGCTGCTTTGTTCAAGCGCCCCCAATGTATTTCCTTAGGGATTTTGATGCTCTCTCCTCAATTTCTTTGGAGTGGTAACTTGCAGGCTACTAAGTGGAGCCTTGTTAAGTGGGAATTTGTGTGTAGACCGAAGCAAGAGGGTGGTCTTGGATTACGTTCTACTATCTTGAACAAACAAGTTCTTGCTACCAATCTTTACTGGCGCTGGTACCCATCAACACTAGTTGTGGGCTCATATTCTCAACCACAAATATCTTAGGGGTGTTGCTTCTAGTGAGGTTCCTCTCTATCCTCTAGAGGAAAGTGGTTCTATGATATGGAATACTCTAAAAGTGGGGGCTCAGTTGATTAAGAGTGCGCTTTTTTGGATCTGTCATTCTGGGTCACAAGCTCTTTTTTGTTTagattcttgggatggtcacccacCTATTCTCTCTTCTTGCCCTCACCTTCAATCCCTTTGTGATGTTTTTACTGTGGTTGGCTAGGATACTATTGACCATTACAAGATTGTTGAGCATTGTGGTTTGGTTGTTACCTTTCACTGGAAGCATCCTTTTGAGTGGCCACTTGGGGTGTTTGAGGGCGATAGGCATGAGTTTGCTCAACTTTTGGCTTCCCTTGCTTGTAATTCTTTGAGAGGCCCTGATGTTTTGGCTTGGGCTGGTTCTGACGTGTCTAGGAAGTACTTTGTGTCTGCAGGGTATAAACAATTGGATATGCACTTGTGTGGGGATATTGAGGTCTCATGGTGGAAGCAAGTTTGGCACAAGTTGTCTTGGCCCAAGTGTAATTTCTTCATGTGGTTAGTGGCTCAAAACCGGTGTCTCACTTGGGATAGTTTTGCAAGCGTGGTTTCGGTGGCCCCTGAATGTGTGTGATGTATTATGGTTCTGAGGAGAgtgtctctcatctcttcttccaatGTTCTTATGCTAGGGAGATTTGCCATTTTTGGTGGGGGGTGTGAAATATGCCCTGTAGGCATGTTTCCTTGTGGGCTGAGTTTGTGGATCGGTGGGGCAGGGCACTTGTTTCTACTTCCTTCCTTCAAGGTGCTTGGGCTATTGGGCCTTCCTTCATTATCTGAATCATTGGATTTTTCAGGATGTGCAGTTGGGGGCTCCTTCCTTGTGGTAGAAAATCTTGCAGTCTCTGGGAGAAACTATTGTGGCTAAGTGTGATATGACAGAATTGGTGGTTCCTTGTGATGTTGGGTGTTTTAATCATCTTCACCTACCTCCTCCGCAACGACAGTTCACGCACAATAGATGTAGACATCCTACCCtgaaggtgaatagggagggaagatGGTCTCCTCCACCTCAGGGAGTCCTAAAAATTAACACATATGGCTCTTCTCGTGGAAACCCTGGTCATGCTGGAATTGGAGGTGTGGGCCGGGATAGTTCTGGAGATGTTCAATTTATCTTTTTTGTTTATATGGGTCTTCAtactaataatttaatggaggctctCGCCATTTTATTAGCTCTGGAGCGGGCAAGTAAATTGGGGTGGTGCATGATCATATGTGAGTCTGATTCTCAAGTTGTGGTCAACTTGTTGAATAGGCGGCATTTAGATGGTGTTAGTTGGCATTTGGCTTTGATTGTTGAACAAATTCTCAACCTCTATGCCTCTTCGGAGTCTGTTACTTTTACCCATATTCCTAGAGAATGGAATGGGgttgctgattgtttggccaaatgggcctcTGATCATATTCATGATTGGAACTTAGTGGATTGGGGTCAGTTACCCCTGAATTTGTCTCAATAGTTGATTCGCTTAGTAAAACTGGATAGGGCTATGCAATGCCCTTGCTTTGTACTActtgtttttaataaatttttacccctccttTATGTTAAAAGGAATTTCTCCCTTAAACAGGACAACAGAAGTCAAGGTAAAAGAGTTGTGAGCAACACAAAAGCAGTCAGAGACTTGTATGCTCTACATTGGAAAACTTCATAATGTCAGtatttacaaagcagatttgaATTGTCATGATTGACCAAAGAAAACCATAATTTTGGGCATAAACAAAGGGAACATAGAGATAGGTAAGCATTTTGTTTGCATGCAACTTTAACCTGACGTATTCATACAATGCACATCAAATGCAATTTCAATAGAACTCAATGAAATCAAATTGAAAGCCCAAACCAGGCAGGAGCATCATACAGGATACACATTTAGAGAGAGAAAACATTGCAATCTACAGCAGTAAAAAAGGAACTACTGCAACCACTGATGAGTAGCTACAACTTATTATACAATAAACTAAGGATACATTTGATATTACAGGGTTTTAAATAGAAAAATCAGTCTTGAAATAAACAACAGAAGAACATTGAGTGAAGGCGCAAAAAAAATCATAGTTGCACACAGTGGAAAGGAATTACTTAGAACAGACCCTTAATCAGGCCAGGCATCTGGCAAAGCAATAAAATACAAGCCTTTCTCTGCACAATAATTCTTTTTGCAATGCTACAAACCCTTGAAGAGAATGTTTTTGCAAATATGAGATTTCTGGGATGGAGATTAGAACGTTTTTGCAAATATGAGATTTTTGGGATGGAGATTTTTGTCTTGTTAGGTCTCCATGATGTTGTCCTAGTACGCATGAATGCAATGAAGATAGGTCTACTGTTCTTGTGAACACATCGTATCTCCTATTAAATACATGATTTACCCACAAGAACTACTACGCTTCCTTCTCTTGGTAACTGAAGAGAGCATTCACATATTTTCAGGAACTCCTGCGTTCCCAAATCATTACCAAAACTAAGTTATTATAGGTTTTAACCCAATACATTAGTGGATTGCATTCGCTAAATACACTCCTGCAAAAGTttaacaatcacacaaatgcataTGTTTCTTATTATAGAAGACCTCATTATATTAAACTCTCAACTTGTTAAAACCCTCGTTTTAGCCGCTCCTCTCTTGATTTAAACATGATAATAAGCATAGAAAGCAGAGAATTTTATCTAACTGCAATATGCATGGGTGACCAATGCTTTCATTGCGACTTCATTTCCACAAACCAGAAAGATTTTCTTATACCTTGCAGAGAATGCAGTAAGAAATGTCAAAGTATTCCTCCTCATGGTATTtgccatgattttttatttttgtaacatTTCTTACTGTATGCACTGCATGGTACAAAAAAGCTCTCCCTTTCTTCATCGTCCAAGGCAAACGCAGATGCAAAAGCCTGTAAAAATAACCCAAAAAAGCGTAGAAAAAGAATGTGTAAGAAGCAACAGAAAAGCTTATGGCATTGCTGCATTGTAAACGCTTATCCTTCGTTTATCCACCTTCCTATGTTGCCTAATCCCCTCTGTGGGTCCCGCTTGCTCCAGCTCGAAACCCGATCAACGATTACTTTCCCATTATTGCCAGGCATGCGCACCGTTCGTGGCAGTTCTCCATTTGTTTTTCTGCTCTTCCCAATCACAtctatctttctctttctttgcacTTTGATGGGACTACTACTCGGAAATGGAATTTGTTTGCCCAACTCTTCTCTCCCTATCTTACCCTTTTGGGTTACTTTCCACCTCGTTCTTGGACCTTGTGACACTCTTAACACATCCCTTTTCTTTCTAACCACCCTTCTACTTCCCCCTTGCTCTTATCTGTGGACTTTTTTTTAGTGAAATTGAGAACATTGGCATCTCTTATTTTGGATGTTGAAGAATTCCCTAAAGATTGTGATGTCGCTCCCCGTCATAACAAACCTCTCAAATGTAACATACTTATTGCCTTCAACAAATTATTCTACATAATGACCTAGTCATTAGCAATGCAAACAAAGGAAAGGCCACGGTCATTATCAGCAAGCAAGATAAAATGCTTGATCTTCTCTCCAGGCTACGCATAATTTTAACATACAAAAATGAACTCATTAACTTTCCAGCAACTACATCAGTTCCTTACAACAAAAGCAACTCACCTTTTGTAGGTTTAAATCTTACCGCCTGTGACTATatttggaccaaattcttccatgCGAGTCTTTTCTGCACCCCTCACATACACCATGATTTTCATAAGGAGAACAAACAATTAATCACACCTCAGTCATACTTTCGTTTTACTGTAAGAAACCACATGTCGCTGGTAATATCATCCTTCTTTATAGATCACCCTGTGTGCCTCAACAAAATAGTCTACTACAACATGGATGGCTCGGTCTAATACACCTTGACATGCCTACAACTCTTCCATTTATCTCACGGCATTATATAAACTTTAGCACAACAAAAATATCACAGGCACATAGATAAATGATGCTTTTATACCATATTGATAGATAAAATGTTCAATGCTTTATTGATAGACTGCAAACATATTCATATAGAAGTGAAAACAGTTGTCCCCAACTGTATATGTGTATTCGCAACTGCTGAAACTAAGCCATGGTTATACACAATGTAATAGAAATATGAATATGCTACGTTGACAAATGAATGGAAGATATACAAGTCATCATTGATCTCTAGGGATGAGTGCTGAAAATTATAGGTGAAACTTGTGCAAGGATACTATACTTATAGCCTAGTTATTATATGAAGAACTAGAAAACAGATATAGATAAACATATAGTTACACCTagttcaacatttttttttaaattacatataAAAGAAAGAATACAAAACAATAAATTTACATATAAAAGAaagaatacaaaacaatattatgaaAATTACTacagagaatttttttttcaaagaaaataatatcataaaaaattagagtaACAGAGAGATGGTCGAGGATTTTCTACTTGTGATGTGTATTGACTATTTAAAAAGTTAGAGCCCTCTCTAACTCTTGCCTCCCGCTCTCTCTCTTCAACTAACTCTCTTTCTTGgtcagccttaaacaacacactaagcaacatattaagcctagagaatgtcagtcaactctaagtgtttaacacttttaagcctaaaagtcaaagcttagtgtgtgtgatttaagtcatcTACTTTTTCTCCCTCACCTACCCTCTTTCTCCCTCCCTTTCTATCCCTAACTCGCTCTTTAAATACATTGTAAATGCAAAATAAAGCAAAATGCATACATGCTTTGTTAAGTTTAAAGTATGAGCACGTTTTAACATTGTAGGCAATTTTAAGTGGAGGCCAATGTGCAAAACACCTCAAGTTTCGGGACCAATAAAGTGTACATGCACATTTAAGCAAGAAATGTATGTGTTATGCCTATAAAGCATAACACGCACATGTTATACTTATTAATcataatatgtatgtgtttttcTTTCATAAAAGTATGGTCGTGTTTTGATTACataaaaatatgatcaagtcttgATTACATAAAAACACAAGCATGTTATTGATCCAAATAATGCATTGGTGTCATGGCTTTGAAAAACCAAACCATAACATGAGAGTATTATCTAAATTTCTTCATAACGTgcttgtattttgatcatttttagcTACTTTGCCACTTTTTgtgcaccatcttggtgcactaaGTGTTTTAACACTTTTTAGCCtaaaagtcaaagcttagtgtgtgtgatttaagtcatcTACTTTTTCTCCCTCACCTACcctctttctccctccctctctatccctAACTCGCTCTTTAAATACATTGTAAATGCAAAATAAAGCAAAATGCATACATGCTTTGTTAAGTTTAAAGTATGAGCACGTTTTAACATTGTAGGCAATTTTAAGTGGAGGCCAATGTGCAAAACACCTCAAGTTTCGGGACCAATAAAGTGTACATGAACATTTAAGCAAAAAATGTATGTGTTATGCCTATAAAGCATAACACGCACATGTTATACTTATTAATcataatatgtatgtgtttttcTTTCATAAAAGTATGGTCGTGTTTTGATTACataaaaatatgatcaagtcttgATTACATAAAAACACAAGCATGTTATTGATCCAAATAATGCATTGGTGTCATGGCTTTGAAAAACCAAACCATAACACGAGAGTATTATCTAAATTTCTTCATAACGTgcttgtattttgatcatttttagcTATTTTGCCACTTTTTGTGCACCATCTTGGTGCATGTGcccttctctctatctctttcaATCTGTATCTTcctctacctttatctctccctGCCTCTCTATCTTgttccctatccctctctatctctttatatatcaccctctatctatatctctatacATGGAACTTtatctccctctctacctatctctctcctctctccccccaCTTCTCTTCCTTTCTCATCTCATACATATTCATCTCTTCGTTTCTCTTCCTAtatatccccctctctctctctccctctttctctttccttCTCATTCAGATTCTCCCCTatttctctccttttctttttcGTCTTTCTATAGCCCCCTCTCTTATtcactccctctctctcctctataTATTTATCAAGCTTTCATGTCTACCTATCCCTCtcttctctctttatctctccctctttctatccttaTTTCTTCCTATATTTCCCTCTCTTCATATCCCTTTTTATCTCTCTATATTGCCTAGTCCTGACTTGAACCATTGATCCCAAAGCCATCCTATCCCTTAATTGAATCGGAGAGGGACGCCCACTATCCGATCGATCGAGTGGAAGCAGGTCTATCCTATTACCCCCCACCCACCAACTAAGATTCTCGCCCgactttctccctctccctctctatatattgagtTGTCTCTCCCTATATATCACTTCTTCTCTCTATTTTTATCTATCTCCCTCTCGCATTCTCTCTCTTTATCACAtgtttatctcttccatctctaccttccctctctcctctctcactTTGTCTCTCCTCCTCCTTTTTCATATATATCTCCATCTCTATATCTATTTCTTTACTCTCTTTCTCTTTTACCCTCAGGAGCCTATTAATAATGAAGcttgactattttcttgatttAGAAATTTTATTTCAATCAAGGTTGAATATAGTTGATTTAAAGTTATCATATTTTAATTGAGACTTTTTGTTGCACACCAAAATTACACCTCTTCATCATACCATTGCTTATTAAAGATATATATACGCTAGTTTGTAAAACCAATATTACACCAACAAATGTTAATTGTTAATAGTCAATAGTCCGCAGGCTTCTACGGTATCATCTGAAAGAAGCGTCCAAACCGAGGTGATTCTATAGTCTCTGTCCACTGGCCCCCTCTTTGAGGGCACCACCGGCCACATTAGTGGGTCGGTCCCGTGTTTTAACGCGTAGCTTATAATCAGATTTGTCAGTGGAAGATATTTTGAGAAACTTCGCGTAAGAATATTCTAAGAAAATTCTATACTTGGTTGCCAAGCTTTGTGAAAGGCCAATTTTAAGTGACACGAAGGGCGACAGGTGGCATACGAGCTGTACTATATCAGATTACCCAGAATTGACCGGTGAAGAAACTCAGAAAGTAATAAACCGACTTTTGCTCCTGCGTCCAATTGGGCTATATATTGAGGCAATGAAGTCTCTTCGGTTTGACACCAAACCCAAAAATCAATGGCCACTAGAAAGAGTATATCCGGTGCCCCTGATCTGCCCCTCCTCTCTCCTCTCCGCCATTCACTTTTAATCGGTTTCGACTTAGCCAGATCCCTACTATCGCCAAACAGGAATCTGCAGCCTCGCTCACAGGCCCCTTCGGTTCCACCCAGGTCCGGGCAGAGGGCAGCCGTTCCGTCTGGTTCAGCGAGGAAAATGTGCTTGTGCTCGCCCAGCAATCATCCCGGCGCGTTCCGTTGCAATCTCCATAGGAATTGccccccttcctcttcctcttctgcCAATTCTCAGCTGCATATGCGCAGATCGGCCATGAAAAACTCGCTGGTGAGAATCGGAAGCGTGGAAGGAGGAGAATGGATGAAGAAAGCACTCATCCGTCCCTCCTCTCGTCAAGTACGAAGGAGAGTGTCGTTCCGCCCGCAGCTCAGCAGGCTGTGCCATATGACCACGGCGGAAGACGGGACCTTTTCCTGAAGGCCCTGCCGTTGCCTGCTCACTAGATGAAAATGCCTCAGCAAAGTAGCGTGCTGTCTTTCAATGTTCTGCTAAGGGTTTTCTCACATTAGTAGGTTAAATTGATACAATTTCTCGAGTCATTAATGTAACTGACCAGCGAATTGCTTCGATATATCGATATTCGGAGAAGCTGAAACGTCTGCCGATAGGAAAACTGAATTTGAAAAATTGTAAAGCGTATATAATATTCACTTTCAACTTCATTTCCTGCTGCCGTCAGGATTTTCATGTATAACTAATTTCGTGATTTGTGATGGATATGGGTGTTATAATTGGTGGGTAGCAAGTGCGAAACCATTACAACACACATGAGATTTTACATACAAATCAACTTTACGACGCCTGTTCATAATTTCGTTTATTTAATCATCGGCCTACAAGTAAGTGAATAAAAAGATTCCCTTAATGTTACAGAACTCCGTTTGCAATCCACCGAAGGTGTTCGATAGAGGTACGCGCAGGTGAATAGAGCGTTTTCTTATATGAGATACAAGCTATTTTTAAACAAAAAGTAATGTaagatgattgaaagtttttagtgCGTTGATGTAGAATCttcaatcaaattaaatcaaatattcTGAACTCTCTCCTATTACACGCAAAAAGATTAGCAGTAGATAAATAAGTGTGCAACCTGCGTGTTCA contains:
- the LOC131035169 gene encoding uncharacterized protein LOC131035169 produces the protein MATRKSISGAPDLPLLSPLRHSLLIGFDLARSLLSPNRNLQPRSQAPSVPPRSGQRAAVPSGSARKMCLCSPSNHPGAFRCNLHRNCPPSSSSSANSQLHMRRSAMKNSLVRIGSVEGGEWMKKALIRPSSRQVRRRVSFRPQLSRLCHMTTAEDGTFS